TAGTTTTTAATCAAAAGATAAAGTTGGATGTATTGATAAGAAAGATTTTGGAAGAAGAATACCTATTTTTGTAGAAAAGGCAACATGAAGCACAAAATGAAGTAATAGCAAGCATTTAAGATAACATCTACTTGGTGACCCAGAACTATTGGTCCTTAGTACAGAAACCTTAGGTAAAAGAAAGATTCTTCTTCAGCTCAGTAGGCAAACCATTCAGAGGAATTGTCAGTATCAATACTGGAAAAGAACTTCAAGAACAGACAGTTTTCTTGTTAAAAAGACCTCATGGTGTTTTGTTGTGTGATAGAATAATTAAAGATTCTGTTACAGAAATCTTCACAGGAGTAAAATCTATTTCAGTTCTGATGATGTGATAGGGCTATAAGGCACTTGTATGCAGTTTAAAACACCTCTCAGTTATAAAAAACCAATAAACAGAactttctatattttttaagCATGCAAAAGGGCTGGAGTTTTATCTTTATAGATTTCAAGTCAACAGGTTCATTAAAGCAAAccagctattaaaaataaattcaacatataattaaaaataaaacagaaagagaaaaaacaaaaccaaaccaaaatgagaaaacatttcccactctgctgggaaggaaggaaaaattcaaagacaaaaaactaATCAATTAGCCTTTCTCAtcataaatgtaaataatactTTATAGATCACCACATTGCAAagcacatgaaagaaaatggatcTAACGTAATCTAGATTAGGTAAATACAGTTAGATGGGGATTGCAAAACTCTGAATTCAAGACCAAAGTTAAACAGATTTGGATAATTCATTGCCAATAAGTTCATCTGGAACAGcctcagaaaacacagcttctcTATATGCGGTGTATAAGCAACGTGACTCCAAGACAAGGTCAGAAATGTTTATGCAAACATTCAGTAACCATCCGTTTTACCCATTTTGAAGCCAAAAGTTAATAAAGTGTTACTTAGTTGTAGTTTGTTACCCTAAGTAAAAACCTTTGGTTTGATAATAGTCCTGCAACTGTGCACATTTTGGGTATGGGGAGAATACCAGGTACACAAAATAACCATACATGGTTTTATAGATCTGTAATATACTAATTGGAATGAAGACAAACAGCAACTAGACTACTTAAAGTGTAGGAAATAGAAGCTTCTGTGAGTGAAGTCAAtggagaatgggaaaaaaaccaaaactgtttACTTTTGACAATACTCCTAACATTATAAATGACCAGAGACAGTGATTCTCAAGTGGATTTGAAACACTAACAAGATCTTACAAGTTGTCACAGACGTCAGTTATATGAATTGGACTCTTGTCCAAAAGGACACTTAACATTCCCTacaaaaaagggaagaaagccCATTGCTAGACCTAGTGGATTCACAAAGGGAACTGCGGCACCCCTAGGCTAAAGACAAGGTGAAGAAGCTGGGgaggttcagcctggagaagagacagtTACAGAGATCTCATAGTAAGCCTCCAGTATCTGAGGGGGGCCTACAGGGAAGCCAGAGAGAAGGTCTCTTTATGAAGAACTGTAGACATGGGACAAAGGGGAAAGGTTTCaagtgaagagaaagaaatttagATTATGtatatggaagaaattctttattgtgaggctggtgaggcactgcaataagttgcccagagaagctgtggatactccatccctggaaatgttcaggcCAGGTTGGATCGGGATTTGGGAAGCCTAGTCTAATAGGATGTGCCCTATTATTACAGCAGGGGGATTGTAATTAAGTGATgtttaaagtcctttccagcccaaagcattctgtgattctaaatcCAGATTGAGGTTATGTCTCTCTGAATTTCAGTTCCATCCCTTTTGTGGGAAAGATGATGCaagcaatgttttttttctggagccAATCACAAAATCCCAAAAGAAAGCATTACCTTCCTGTGCCTCATATTTTGTCTCTGCAATAGATTTATGATGCTCAACttactgaattttaaatcaattttggCTGTTTCTCTCTAATATTCTAGGGAATGAAAATTCGTATTTATAATGCAAACTGATAGTTTCATAAtacttttattaatattttcacacTCTTAAGCTCTGAAGTTGAAGGGTGAATTAATTGTACGTATTTCTTTACACTGCTGAAGCTGTTATCATATACTTATTTATATAGAACCAGTTTTTATGTATGACAACCTCCCAATGGATCAGCAGTGCTAAATCTAGAactcactgaaaatatttcagatcaATTTATGGTAAGCTTGCTAGAGTCTGATGCACAGTCAAATACAGCAAATTAAATGTCCTATAGGTTTATGGTTTATGTTCAGTGATGAGTGTGCATTAAAACATATATGTTGCCGCCTGTTTGTTCACTTTCATTAAGTTTGCTTGTTCACTTTCATTAAGTTTAAAGTTGGTCTACCCCAGTTACTCCCCCGCTATCCCAATATGGTTTGTCCCCAGTTGCCTATCGTTGTAaacccctcccctttttccAGATTGTTCCCCATCCATCACTTTGGTCCTGCCCCTGAGCCCTATCAATCTATGTACACCACACCTTTTGTTCTGGTTCCTTCCCTGCTTATCACCCCTTACTTGATGCCCTATTGGTTGTACAATTGTCTTCCCTCCCCCGGGTCCCTACCATTGGTTCTGTACATTGTAACCCCTTCCCACAACACCTCCCCTGCTGCCATCCTATTGGTTGTTGTATGAGCCGCCCACGGACTTTAAAACCTGGCGCACAGAGGTGCCCAGGGTCTCGGCTCGGACCTTGTCCTCGTGATCCCAGccctgtttttcctctccttttccctgcacCCACTGGAATAAACTTGTTCCTGGGAAATTGGAGGATTCCGagctctctctctccctttgcCACACCTCGCGTTGCCCTGCTACTCATAGAGCCCGAGCCCGGAGGAGCTCTAGAGGTTCCAGGTCGGGCCACACAGTGCTCACCTGGTTCCCCACTCCTGCCGCTGACGCTTGGCACGAGATAGCCGAGGTGTGAAGGGCCGAGCGGGCAGCGACAGCTGGCACCCAACGTGGGGCCTCTCGCGAGGCGTGGAGACCCCTGGAGAGGTTGGTGGATCTACAAACTCAAGTGGATTTTACAAAGGCCGTGAGCGGCAGCTACTCTGGTAGAAGCAGACTCGTTTTTGCCGAGTTGCGCTCCCAGAGGTCGAGGCGGCAGCCGTCGAACGTGCTGACGGTCGCCTCAGGAGGTGTGGACGTCGCCTGCCGCAATCGTCCGGACTTGGGTGAGTTGTCCCCGTGTGGGGGATGAGGGGGTGTGCAGTGTGTTGAAACTCCCTCAGGgagggagtgtgtgtgtgtagccCGGTCCGTATTTTTAGTTCGTTGAGTTGTCGTTTAATTGCAGGGGGCGGTGGGACTGCTGTGCCAGGGTTGACAGAATGGGAGCACGTCTTTCGGCACAGCAGAAGAGAGTCTTTTACCAAGTTGTGGGTACCCTGGAGGGGGGGAATAGGAAGTTTTCTCATGGTAGGGTAAAGCAGTTTGTGAGATGGCTGTTCCTGCATTTCCCTAATATGACCCCAGACAAAGCAAATTCCGTAGAGTTTTGGAATGCGGTTGGATCAAAATTAACAGAGTTAGTAAATGGAGGGGataattcagctgaaaaatttgTGACGTTATTTATCTTGATTCGGTCTTCTTTAATAGAGGAAAAGAGAATGCAGGAGCAGCCGCCACAAAATTCCCCAGTTTCCCCCGTTTCCCCATTCCCGTGTTCCTCTCCCCCTGATCCCGAGTTGAGGGAGACCTGTGGAGTGACCTGCAGGGCAAGCTGTCCTGTTCAGGGTTCCCCCAAGGGCAACAGGATCCCTGGCTCCCCACGTCTCTCCCAGAACCCttgccctggcagccctggccaAGCTGCCGGAGCGCTTTCCCATTCCCCTGTTTACCCAGTTGCAAACCCCCGGTTAAACATTTCCCAGGTTGCAAGTCCCCAGTTTTCACCCTTAGATtcccgtgcctcagtttcccccagCTTCCAATGTTCCCCTACGTTCCCCTATCCCTCTCCTAACTCCCAAAATGGCCTCCCAAGGGCACAAAATGGCGGAGACCACATAGCTGGGACCTCTCCTTGTGCTCCTTCACCCCATAATCCCTTTCACCCCCCAATGAACAACCCCTTCCTCCCTaactcctccttctccttcctggaCTCCACCCATCCCTGTTCGAGAGTTTCCTCCTCCTCGGGGGCGGGCCCTGCTGACATCACCCAACTGAACCCCACCTCTTCTGATTGTCGCTCCTCCCCCTTGCCCTCCTCCTCAGGGAGTCCTCCAGTCCCGCCCCTTCCGGCTCCTGGTTCCCACGCTCCTCCTTGCGGTTCCCACGCCCCAACATCTGGTTCCCACGCCCCAACATCCGGTTCCCACGCCTGGGAAAGGGTGGGGGGTAGGCCTGGAAGCCAGAACCCGGAACAGGTAGAAATCCCCCTTGCCGCTCCGGTCACTTTTTGGGGGAGGAGAGGCCGATCCCGAGAATGGGAGGCCCTTTCCTTCCAAACAAAGAGGGAATTGTACAAAGTGCAGAAGGAGTTCGGGAAGGGtagtgaatattttaaaggtcTACTCAAAGCTACCTTCTCCGCGAATGAAATGGTTCCCCATGACCTGAAAGAAttgttttcctgcctcctttccTCGGCCGATTTCAGGCTGTGAAAACAGGGGTGGAAGAGGTCATTGGAAACCATCCTTCCAATGCTCTTGCACAATAATGACACTGCTACGGATTTAGACGGTGCCCCTCTGACCATTGAGCACTTGTGCGGTGAAGGGGATTGGGACAAACCCGAGGAGCAGGCCAGGGTATTACCCCGGCCTGTGGTTATTAGAATCATGGAAGTGgcagaaaaggtttttaatACCTTGCCTGAGGAGGGACCCCAAATAAACCTTATGAGGATTTATCAGCTCCCTAATGAGCCTTTCAATAAGTTCATTAACAGGTTACAAGCTCAGGCTGAGAGGCAGGTGGAGAGACCGGAGTGGCAAGAACAACTCATGTTGGAGGCAGCAAAGGCTAACGCAAACGACATCTGCAGACAGATAATCTTCAGTTTGCCACCATACCCAACACCAACGCTGGACATCCTCATCGAGGCCTGCGCCAAGAAGGCCCCTATGGTAGGGATGTCCAGGGCCGTCCAACCGCCACCAGTGAGAAGAACACCTACTGCAGCTGTAACACAATTTCCACCAGCACCTACCCATCAATTTCAATGTTATCGCTGCGGGCAACCAGGGCATTTAGCCAGGGAGTGTCCAGCCGAATGTCCTGGACCAGGGAGCAATCTGGGGGCAAGGGCAAAAGaaaatccaataaaaaaaaactaggGGAGCGGCACGAACCTGCCCCGCGCGAAGCAACAAATGGGGCAGGTCTCGCAGGGGAGGGGGGCTCATTTTTATATTGGACTTGGCCAATAAACCGGacacaacattttaaaactacTAGAGACATCCTCTTTCGGACCCAGCACTGGACAGTAGTTGCTGTGGATCCACTGGAGGGAGACAGGACAAACACTGGACGTGACTGTAAGTACATCGCCATCGGGGACACTAAACACACACCCCCAGAGATTGAGATCTCCCCGATCACCTTCCCAGGTGGTCCGGAAGATCTCATCCTCTTAGTGCACTGCATTCACCCACCATATTTTCTCCCGAAGGGGCAAATCGTGGCCCAATACATTCCTGGTCCCGGAGGGAGTCCTGGTAGACGACCATGCACCAAGCGTCTACTGGGCAGAGGTGGTGGGTGAGGACAAACCCATCGTCGATTGCAGCATCAAGCAGGGTGCCGAATCTGTTAACTTGAGGGGTCTGCTTGATACGGGGGCAGATGTGACGATCATCCCCCAAAGGAGATGGCCGTCGCATTGGGCGTTGCAACCCGTGGCAGGGAAAGTCCAGGGTATAGGGGGCACGCAATTGGCACAGGTATCAAAGAGCATAGTACAAATTAAGGGACCGGATGGGCAATTGGCGAACTTACGCCCATTTGTTGTGGATTTTCAGGTTCCCTTGTGGGGGAGGGACCTTACGTCACAATGGGGGGTAAAGATCGAAATCCCAAAAACCCCTCGGGATTTTTAATAGCAGCCACTGTGGAGCGCCCCTTCCAGAAGCTTGATTGGACCACTGATGAAGCAATCTGGATTGATCAGTGGCCGCTTCGAAGAGACAAATTAAGGGCGCTCAATGAGCTCGTGGAGGAGCAGTTGTTAAAGGGTAACATAGTAGAGACTACCAGCCCTTGGAATTCCCCGGTGTTTGTTTTCCGGAAGCCGGGGAAGGACAAGTGGCGACTCCTCCACGACCTTCGTGCTATAGACAAAATCATTGTTGACGTGGGGCCCCTTCAACCAGGGATGCCTACCCCAACTATGCTCCCCTGAAATTGGAATCTGGCCATAATTGACATAAAGAACTGTTTCTTCCAAATTCCCCTACATCCTGATGATGCCCCACGGTTTGCCTTCTCGGTGCCCACCCTCAACCGAGAAGCCCCAGTGAGGAGGTTCCACTGGCGGGTGCTGCCTCAGGGCATGAAAAATTCACCTACCATCTGCCAGTGGTATGTTTCCTCATTGCTGTCTCCCATGCGTAAAGAGATGGGGGAGGTCATCATCCATCATTATATGGATGATGTTCTAGTGTGCGCCCCCCATGACGATCTACTTACCTGATCACTTGACCGAGTGGTTAAGGTTTTAACATCTGCAGGCTTTCAACTCCAGGAGGACAAAGTTCAACGGATGCCACCCTGGAAATATCTGGGTCTGCGGATTGCTCAGAGGACCGTTGTGCCTCAAAAATTGGCAATAAACAGCAATCCGAAAACCTTGGCAGACCTTCACTCGCTGTGTGGGACCTTAAATTGGGTCAGGCCTTGGCTGGGCCTCTCTACTGAAGACCTAGCCTCCCTCTTCACACTTTTGAAGGGGGAGAAGGAGCTGAGTTCTCCCAGGACCCTGACCCCAGAGGCGAGGAAAGCCCTAGAGAAAGTGGAGGATGCGCTTGTCGAAAGACAAGCGCATAGGTACGAACCGACCCTGCCTTTTGAATTTATTATACTCGGGAGAATGCCACACCTCAGTGGGCTGATTTTTCAGTGGGACCAGGGCTCTAAGGATCCCCTCTTAATTATAGAGTGGGTTTTCTTGAGCCATCAAAGGTCCAAAAGTGTCACCCGGCCACAGGAGCTGATGGCTCAGCTCATCGGGAGAGCTCGAGCCCAGCTTCGGGAGATGGCTGGGTGTGACTTTGCATGTGTTCGAGTACCAGTCAGCTTGTCTCGGGACAAAGCATCTCCAGATAAGCTGACAAAGGAAATGTTTGATCAACTGCTTCGGGAGAATGAGACACTCCAGATTGCTCTAGATAGTTTTGAAGGCCAAGTTTCAGTCCATGCCGCTGCTCACAAATTTTTCAATTCTAAATTTGAACCAATTccaaaagaaatgcagagcagaaagcCCATCAAAGCACTGACTGTGTTCACAGATGCATCCGGGGCGTCTCACAAGTCTGGAGTGACTTGACGAGATCCCGAAACTCAGCAGTGGGAAGCAGATATTCAATATGTGGAGGGATCTCCACAGGTTGCTGAGTTGGATGCAGTTGTCAGGGCCTTTGAGAGGTTTCCTGAACCTTTCAGTTTAGTCACTGATTCGGCCTATGTTGCAGGGGTAGTTGCCAGAGCAGAACACGCTGCTCTGAAGGAGGTCTTGAACCCGAAGTTATTCGAGTTGCTTTCTAAACTAATATATGCTGTTTCCCACAGAAAGCAACCATTTTTTGTAATGCATGTGAGGTCACATACGGATCTCCCTGGCCCGGTAGCTGAGGGAAATCAGATGGCTGATTCCCTCGCTGCCCCTGTTTCCATGGCTCAGCTCCCCGATCTGTTCCAACAAGCTAAGCTGAGCCATCAGATGTTCCATCAAAATGTGCCTGGTTTGGTCCGCCAATTCCACCTGCGGCGGGATCAGGCCAGAGCCATTGTGGCCACATGCCCACATTGCCAGACTACTGCTATGCCCTCTCTGGGGTCAGGAGTGAACTCTCGAGGCCTAGGGAGCTGTGAGGTGTGGCAAATGGACGTGACTCACATTCCTGAGTTCGGAAGGTTAAAGTTCGTACGTGTTTCTGTGGACACCTTCTCGGGAGCAGTCTTTGCTTCTGTCCACGCGGGGGAGAAAGCCGAGCATGTCTGCAAACACCTCATGCAGGCTTTCTCTGTGCTGGGGGTCCCCAAAGAGCTAAAGACAGATAATGGCCCAGCATATACCTCCAGGAAACTGGAGGAATTCTTGCAGAGTTGGGGAGTGACACATAAGAGAGGCATCCCACACTCCCCCACCGGCCAAGCGATCGTGGAGCGAATTCACCAATCGCTCAAGCGCGTCCTCAACCATCAATGGGATTCCATGAAGGGTTGCGCCCCTCAAGACAGGCTATCGAAAGCACTGTTTACCATCAACTTTCTAAACTGTAGTGATGGTAATCCCAACCCTCCGGTGACACAGCACTTTGCCTCCACCAGCAACTACCGGCTACAACATCGCCCTCCAGTGCTGATTCGGGACCAAAAGACCCAAAAAGTCCTGGGTCCGTTCGATCTGGTGACCTGGGGGCGAGGATACGCATGCGTTTCCTCGCCCCAGGGACTAAGGTGGATCCCACAAAAGTGGGTGAAACTTATGTCCCGAAACATCCCACCAGGCCACCAGACGAGCAAGAGGATGTCATCGTGTCTGTGCAGGCCACCCCCGTAACCCCCGGGagtgatgaggaggaggaaaacctCGAACCCCCCTTTCCCTCTATTGATTTTTTGATATCCCTCTATGTTAAGTgaagtatttgttttctttgttttcagaaagagcCATCAGAAAGATGACCACCCCGAACACTGCGCCAACCACAGTGCTCCTGATGATGCTGGTGACCCAGATCAACACGTGGATCGTGCCTCAACCTAACCAAAATGTCTGGGTCATGTAAGCAAAGTCCCTCCAACGGGATGAGCTATGCTTATCCACAGGAGCAGCGGGAAATCCAATGACCACTTGCCTGGTGGGGATCCCGTTAAAGCCTGACGAGTACCCGGATTCCCTGTTAGAGTTATTTAAAGAAGCTAATAAAGGGAGGCCGGCTCAGCGAGTGGCCCGCTCCGCACCCACTTATAAGGTAAATAGGCCTGTCCAGAACCCCCTCCTCCTGTGGAGGGACTGGCTGACCTTCTTGGAACGGGCAACCACTGAGCCCCAGGAATTTGATTTATTAAACTCCTCCCCCACACCCTATTGTATCCATTTTCATTACTACCCTTCCGATCCTACTCTTTATTCTCAATTAATACAAGACAACAGACAATTTCAAGCAGCCTCCTGGTGCAAAAACCCACTGGAATAAACTTGTTCCTGGGAAATTGGAGGACTCCGAGCACTCTCACTCCCTTTGCCACACCTCGCATCGCCCTGCTACTCATAGAGCCCGAGCCTGGAGGAGCTCTAGAGGTTCCAGGTCGGGCCACACAGTGCTCACCTGGTTCCCCACTCCTGCCACTGACGCTTGGCACGAGCTAGCCGAGGTGTGAAGGGCCGAGCGGGCAGCGACACGCATCTGATTCTGTAATTGTTTACTAGAAGAGATACTTTCATCAACATCGTTACTAACAATTTTTGCTCCTTAGATGCATCATTTGAATGGCAAAATTAACAGTTTTCTTTTAGCTCTTGTCTCAATGAAAACCATCCAGttaaaatttcttccatttttgcttggtttgtttCTGTCACAGGAATGTGAAGAAATGGTGctgaaaaacaggcaaaaaCTGTATGGCCTTGAACAAATGTGCGAGAAACTGGCCCatgaaaacaattctgtgaaaaatacattacCGAATGCTTACGAGGACCACTCATCTCTGCTGGCAGCCTGTGCACTGCTGTCAGGGGCCCTGTGTCCTCTCTATGGCAGACTATGTGCTGTGTCTTTCCAAAGAGACCTTCTCCAGGACCAGGTGAACCTCTGTGAATTAGTGAACCAGGAGATCACGACCCTCCTTAATGTTCTCCCTACTAACGTGGAAAACAATCAAGATGAAGCaaggctgaggcagagaagagcCAAACACCTGGTTTATGTGTTCCGAAGAGCTGTGATTGCAGTTCTGGCCTCTAACAGGCTTAGAGCTCTGGCCCAAAATTCTTGCTCCTTTTTTGTCTGGACAGATGGCTCAAGAGGAAGCCTTGGAATTCAAGTTCATGTGGGAGAATCCAGAGGCAGGCATCATGGGGCACGTAAGTGGAATGTTCTTAAAGTGTTACATCAAACTACATGGCTTGGGAATAACAAAGAGCAATATTATTATTGTTGAACATAAAGAGACatttaatgacattttgaaaaatattatttatggatttatgttttttatgtttcttgACAAATGTATTTCACTCTAAGAGGAAATGTCTAGTCTGTTAAGTGTTGCAAGAAAAATTGCAATTGTACACATCAACTCAGCATTGTCTGATATCCTTGATATTTGTGTTATGGATTTCAGAACCAGGCACTATAGTATCTTCTGTGTGGTAATTATCTTGCGATGTTCCTAAATTATTCACCATCAccttgttttttgggttttttttttaaaaaggtatttcctcttatttttttaataatttttaatatttatttcttagtaaaacccagaaaaatttgctttctgattcaggtaaaatattaacaaatgaTTTTGAAATTGTCTTTAGAGATTATGTCTACTTGTCCCCTTCTGTTGCCAGACCAGTTGATTCTTCCCCGTACGAGGATTAATGGtatcaaaaatgtttttcaaattagAAGATTCAtctactttttttattttttagtagtTCTGGAAGCATGATTAATATGGTCTAGATTGTCCTGATTAATTTGCGGTTTATATGCTTATTTTTGGCTAACTTCTGAAAGAGCTGGAGATAGCAGTTTGCCATATCCTCGTGATTCAGTTATCCTGCTAGCTGCAATTCTGTTCCACAGGTTTTGAAGAGGAAGGAGTTGACTGTATTGAAGCACTTGATTGGTTGACTAGCTCTAACCTCTATGCTGCAATAATCAGTTCCCTCTCTGAACTGCATGACATTCTCAGCACACCAGGTAATTTTAACAGTTTATTGTTGTAGcagaaatttattaaaaaaataaagaattcaggGTGATCACATAATTTCCAGTTTTAGGATTTTATCTAAATTATTCTGGATCATAGAtctgaagagatttttctggATATTATGATATATACCTTTGACTAGAGGTTATATCCTGAGCTAGTCAACACAAATTTTAGTGGGGTTGTTTCCCAGAAGGAGTAACTTTATTGCAGTGTAAAATAATAACCCTCTTCTACATTCTCGGAATGATCA
This sequence is a window from Parus major isolate Abel chromosome Z, Parus_major1.1, whole genome shotgun sequence. Protein-coding genes within it:
- the LOC107215954 gene encoding coiled-coil domain-containing protein 171-like; the encoded protein is MTTCLVGIPLKPDEYPDSLLELFKEANKGRPAQRVARSAPTYKECEEMVLKNRQKLYGLEQMCEKLAHENNSVKNTLPNAYEDHSSLLAACALLSGALCPLYGRLCAVSFQRDLLQDQVNLCELVNQEITTLLNVLPTNVENNQDEARLRQRRAKHLVYVFRRAVIAVLASNRLRALAQNSCSFFVWTDGSRGSLGIQVHVGESRGRHHGARFEEEGVDCIEALDWLTSSNLYAAIISSLSELHDILSTPDPNSWLSGHSLISAARNSFSKLMDNLSVLMEAVQGNPCGCRVYLERDSLIQRLACGLHRVNAQALEAGLYDRLPSTRNIAILQQEVFELSRRLHTAEVESHSLHLQLAEFKLAFNEMQKDAEKAHRLQEQLNALQHEIITQDNIHDKLDKALQCEHEARLVSQERQRRLQEFSNKLELIRCVIDDGSQDSKESLMM